One Pyrus communis chromosome 13, drPyrComm1.1, whole genome shotgun sequence genomic window carries:
- the LOC137713470 gene encoding protein CANDIDATE G-PROTEIN COUPLED RECEPTOR 7-like, whose protein sequence is MSFAPRQFPLFLLFSLLAFFSLCSAEIRFSSIRSDWRPIIPFDEFGFTHKGLLELNVSKIVLLDLPQPDPDLSKVGFFLCTRDSWIHVFQQLEEREIRCALDSTLVKPVYTFKSLNGGDRFSTVFSETDADQYTLLFANCLQPLKVSMDVKSAAYNLEGRKNDRRDYLSAGKTILPSIYFLFSLVYASLAGLWVFVLYEKRLTVFRIHFFMLAVVILKAFNLLCEAEDKSYIKRTGTAHGWDMLFYIFSFLKGVTLFTLIVLIGTGWSFLKPFLQDKEKKVLMIVIPLQVIANIAQVVIDETGPFGHDWVTWKQVFLLVDVVCCCAVLFPIVWSIKNLREAARTDGKAAVNLMKLTLFRQYYIVVICYIYFTRVVVYALETITSYRYLWTSVVAAELATLAFYVFTGYKFKPEAHNPYFVIDDEEEEAAAEQLKLDDEFEL, encoded by the coding sequence ATGTCGTTCGCCCCTCGCCAATTCCCacttttcctcctcttctctctcctcgCCTTCTTCTCTCTCTGCTCCGCCGAGATCCGATTCTCCTCGATCCGGTCCGACTGGCGCCCAATCATCCCCTTCGACGAGTTCGGCTTCACCCACAAGGGCCTCCTGGAGCTCAACGTCTCCAAAATCGTCCTCTTGGATCTTCCCCAACCGGATCCGGACCTCTCCAAAGTCGGATTCTTCCTCTGCACCCGCGATTCCTGGATCCACGTCTTCCAGCAGCTCGAGGAGCGTGAAATCCGCTGCGCCCTCGATTCGACCCTCGTCAAGCCCGTCTACACCTTCAAATCCCTGAACGGCGGCGATCGATTCTCCACCGTCTTCTCCGAGACCGACGCCGATCAGTACACCCTCCTCTTCGCCAACTGTCTCCAGCCGCTCAAGGTCTCCATGGACGTCAAATCGGCGGCGTACAACCTCGAGGGGAGGAAGAACGACCGCCGTGATTACCTATCCGCCGGTAAAACCATTCTCCCTAGCATTTACTTCCTGTTCTCTTTAGTCTACGCCTCTCTCGCCGGACTTTGGGTTTTCGTGCTTTACGAAAAACGACTTACCGTTTTTAGAATCCATTTCTTTATGCTCGCTGTCGTAATTCTCAAGGCCTTTAACTTGCTCTGTGAGGCGGAGGACAAGTCGTATATCAAGCGCACCGGTACCGCTCACGGCTGGGATATGTTGTTCTATATATTCAGCTTCTTAAAGGGTGTCACATTGTTTACTTTAATTGTTTTGATCGGAACCGGGTGGTCGTTTTTGAAACCCTTTTTGCAAGATAAGGAGAAGAAGGTGTTGATGATTGTGATTCCGCTTCAGGTGATAGCTAACATTGCGCAGGTTGTGATTGACGAGACCGGGCCTTTTGGGCATGATTGGGTTACTTGGAAGCAGGTGTTTCTGCTTGTCGATGTTGTTTGCTGCTGCGCAGTGTTGTTCCCGATTGTGTGGTCTATTAAAAACTTGAGGGAGGCGGCCAGGACCGATGGGAAGGCTGCGGTGAATTTGATGAAGCTGACTCTGTTCAGGCAGTATTACATTGTGGTTATATGCTACATTTACTTTACAAGAGTTGTAGTTTATGCATTGGAGACCATCACATCGTACCGGTACCTTTGGACCAGTGTGGTTGCTGCGGAGTTGGCCACGCTTGCTTTCTATGTGTTTACGGGGTACAAGTTCAAGCCGGAGGCACACAATCCTTACTTTGTGATCGatgatgaggaggaagaggcTGCAGCTGAGCAGCTGAAGCTTGAcgatgagtttgaattgtgA